The Vitis riparia cultivar Riparia Gloire de Montpellier isolate 1030 chromosome 3, EGFV_Vit.rip_1.0, whole genome shotgun sequence genome segment attatagaaaaatgaggacatagagagagaaaaagaaagagaaagtatCCTAGGCTCTCTCcctcttttccctttttggatTTTCAGTTACTTTAATTCAATCAAAAGATTATCTCTTAATTTATTGTGAAtcagttttattttcatatatatatatatatatatatatatatatagacactctcctccaccaccaccacctttGTTTTTTATATGTTCCTCGAAATCACAGCAAGGAAAAGAGTCTCTTTCTCGTGGTTTCTGGCTAAACAAACACCGTCAAGCTCAGACCCATCTGGGATTTTTGGGGTTTCTTGATCTGTGAGGAAAAAGGTTTGCTTTTCTCGTTGTGGGTGATGGCCATTCAGGCGCAGTTGTATTCAGAAAATCTTGGGTTTTCTCTGGGCGGCTCACAGGAATGGGTTGATAATGGTTGCGTTGGGTTTAATGGCTCTTGCTTCAATCTTCAGCAGCATCAACAGCAGTACATGCAACAGTTGCAGAGCCAGCAGGAGCAGATTCAGAGCCAGAGAAATTATCAGAACTTCTTCCTTGACAACAGTTTGATGGGTTCCACATTGAAGAACAGCCCAAATTATGGATCTTCTCAAAGCTTAGCCACCCAGTTTGACAACCAGAGACAGGAGATTGATCAGTTCATCACGATGCAGGTAACCATGACTCCaaattttagatgttttttattttgattcagTTGGTCCCAAGGATTCTCTTCTGATTCTGattttttcttctctgtttttaCAGAGTGAGAGATTGAGATTGGTTTTACAAGAGCAGAGGAAGCAGCAACTGGCTGCTCTGATGCGGAAAGTGGAATCAAAGGCATTGGCTCTCTTGAGGCAGAAGGATGAGGAGATAGCGAAAGCTACCAATAGAGCAATGGAGCTTGAAGATTTCCTGAGAAAATTGGAGATGGAGAACCAGGCCTGGCAGAGGGTGGCCAAGGAGAACGAAGCCAAAGTGATGTCTCTGAACCACACAATCGAACAGATCAAAGAAAAGGCTTGTGGGATCTTTTCCGAAGACGCAGAGTCTTGCTGCGACGACAACATGGGAAACAGGGAAGAAGGAACAGGGGAAAAcagaagaggaggaggaggagagggagaagaagatgaagaagacagTACATCAAACATGGTTTGCAGAGGCTGTAATTCTCGAAATTCGTGCGTCCTGTTGCTTCCCTGTCGGCACTTCTGTTCATGCAAAGCTTGTGAAGGCTTTTTCGATCATTGCCCAGTTTGTCAAACGGAAAAGAAAGGGTGGATTGAGGCCAGAATTTTCTAGGAAAACATTcccggaaaaaaaaaacagaaaaaggaaCAGTCGCTGAGAAAACGATGGAAAATGATGGAAGGAAGGTCCTGGCTTTGAGACAATGGTGGTTGACAACACAATCTCATTtcagaaaatttcattttaaatttaatttttgttttttctttcttgtaatTTCCTCTTGTTGGGTCTTTGTTTTGAGATTTAATGTGTATTTTAAACTACCCCAAATCAAATGAACAGAATTACAGGACAGAGCATCTTTTCCCTTCATGGATTTATtgctttttccatttttagattttctcagaaaatattttctttttctctcattgATATGATTATTCATTTCTGATATTTATCAGTTGGGTTTGGCCTTTAGCAGTGTTATATTTACAGTGAcagaaagaaaattgaaagcAGTGTCAGAGGAAGAGGTGGCCTGTGTGTTCACACATCACACCCACAAAAAAACaacttgttttctaaaagtgttttctgGCAACAGAAATAAGAAAACACCATATATTTCATATGGGTTTTGTTGTTTCTTAAAAgctaaaacaaatgaaaagtaAAAGCTGACATGCACAGAGAAACTTTTGCAACAACTAAGAATAGGGACACCATCTCCCTTGGAAGCATTGAAAAGACAAAGAAGCTTACAAGTCATGTATCGGTTGGACTTATGTGTGGGTCTTTTTGGCAAATTACACGAGTTggggtttaaaaaaaacaaatttaaaagtcatatttttatttttatttttaccatcTGATTGAATAGTAACTTAATTAGGGTTTATCATGAGTGGAATCCTCTCTAATGCATATGAAGGATTAGTGAGAGCTTACAATTGGTTTTGGCAATCATGtttgaaagcatttttaatctttgtgatacttaaaaaaacactttttaaaatcactataaaatatattcataatgaagtttatattataaaattgatagATATCAATGTGCTCTTTCTAACCCTTATTTACTATaagattagaaattaaaatttcaaattattcaataataaaattacaaagATAATGATTAACTTCCCATCCTGACCAAAAAATCATTCGGTAGATAGATATTAGAATTGGTGCCACAAATACCAATTTAGTTGTTGACAAATAAATACCAATCATAGATACCAATTTACCAAATAATTTGTCATTAAGTAgaagattcaaaatttgaaatttgaaaattgagatCACCCatctaataaaatgaaaaagtaaataataaatgctggtataaaaaattatttgatgaatAAATACAGAGTTGGTGCGTCTAATAAATACTAGTAATGGATACAAATGTGTCAAATCAAGCATCATTACTGATaagattataaatttaaatcaccaaattatttgttatatataaaatgaaaaaaataaaaatttatacttGGCATGGTAAATTATTTGGCAAATTAATACCAAAGTTGGTATAAAATGTTTAGGAATAACAGTTTCATGGTTTAAATGGGTTATCCCCGCCTTACCCCCATTAAATGAGTATGAAGCTCTTATTCAAAATACGAATCGAGTTTAACATGGGTATGAGTTTTGAACCAACTCGTCTCGCCTTGGATGTGAATATGACAATTTCATGGTTTAAATGGATTGCCCATGCCTTATCCTTATTAAACGAGCATGAGGCTCTAATTCAAAACCCAAATCAGGTTTAAAACATGCATAGATTTTATATTAACTTGCCACGCCTCGCCTCGCCTCAAATGTGAATTTACAAATTGACTCTTTGTAAAAATAGTAATTCCAACTCACATTTTAGGGCTTCTCTTAGGTGGCTCTTCTTCTCCCCATTTCATTTGCTCTAAAACCACATCATTCCTTAATACAAAATCACCATTTCCTCGAAATATCTCTTATTCCATTTTTCGATTTGCAAATCtcacaggtttttttttttttttttgtgtaattaccttcTTTCACTCCAAATCTCAACTGTAAAACATTTGCATCAATTTCGTTGATTTAGTCGAATTATATGGAATGAAGTTGAAGGGCTTTTTGAGATTGTTTTGATGATGAAATGTTAGGGTTTCAATCACGACAACAACTCTAGCTAAGATCTAAATCTCGTGGTGTTGGCCCAAGTCATGTCTTCTAACAACGCCAAGGGCTTAGTTTTAGCCATTTCctccaatttctttcattgGTGccaattttgttaataaaagcaaaagttttgaagaaaacaaatgctTTTTAGTgttgatatttattttctttttcacaaatttgtGTGGTGGATTTTGAGGTGTTTGATACTTATGTGCAATGATTTTGTACAACTAcgaatgaaaatttggaattgttTAGGTTATTGTGTTTCGTGGTTGTCGGCCATGAGTTTTGCGAATTTGTTTTGCTCTGTGTAATTTTGTGTTAGAATcctaacttgaaaaaaaaaaaaaactcctttaGGGCAAGATAGGGCAAGacaagattattattattatttgcaaATGAGGATAGAAGCACATCAAGCTGGCTGACTCTCAATTTGGGACGGGGATGAGAAAAAGTTTATATAATTGAGACGAGAATGGAATAGGGGTGCCTCGTCTCTAACTCACCCCGTTGCTATCCCTATAAATGTTAGTAGTGataaatcaagttttgatgattaCATAATAAAGTTTAGTTCACTCACATTTTAAATCAAGTGAAGTTTTTAGGTTTAAATGAAACATTTTAAAGAAAGCTCAAACAACTATCAATGAAATTCAATGGCATGAAGATTTCGATCACTTGAAGACTTAAAGTGTTCTATAAAATCTATAAAATGGTATATTTTGGCTCACTTAGgtctaaaattttagtttgtgcATTTTAAAGCTAATTTATTCATTCATACTTAAGTTTAAAAATGATGTTCTATCATGAAATTggataaatttttgtttttattcaaaatctTGAATGAAATTCTTTACAAactaacttaaaatattttaaaaagggaTTACACAAGTTGTTAGAAAGTTGGAACCTCAAACTAAAAGTTTGTATGCACTTTTATGTGCAATCGCTCGACTAATTGGGCTCAACTGGACAAGGATCAATTGAGGGTgcacatttttctcttttctcttctagtAGCTAGTGTGTTGTCAACAGAAGTTTTAGCTTGATTGGTCAAGGATCGATGAAATCTCAAAAACACCAATGGTCTCCTACAAACAATAAATGTCGTAATCAGTTAGTTAATCAATCGAACTAAAGCTCGATCGATTGAAAGTACTTTATGTGTTTTTGGGTgttcaaatttgttttctacAAATCAAGAGCCCTACTATATTTATTAAGAAGTGAACACATAcactaaattgaaaaaaatctaTCTTCTCACTTTCAAAGCTTCTTATTAAAAGTGCATTGATTCGAATTTGCACATTCTTGAGGGCATCTCAAAATCCATCATAGTTTCCCTTGTATTATGAATTATATTTGTTCTAGGATTGGAAGTATTGAAGCCTTCATTACTTATTTACTTTGAGCCAAGGGACATCAAGTTGATGGAATACTTTAAGAGATTGTAATGCGGATTGGAGCGGATTAATCTAATTGTAAAACTTGAAGGTTTCTATTGAAAGTTTTGACAATGGAACCCTAATTCGAATAGGATCTTGAGAAGAATTTAAGTTGGTGAATtatcaaaccactataaaagaAGTATGCACATATCTTGTCCATTTTTCTTACTTTGCTATTATCTAGCTTGTTAATAACTTGTTTTTTGGCTTTTGggcaaatattttcaaaaaaaaattatcacccAATTCACCTTCCCTCTAGTGTATTTTTCTTAAcctaatcaatcattttcacaCTTATTATGAAGAACCATTTaacttatataaatttattaatatttttatttaaaaatataaaaattaaaactatatttttaattataaatatcatatagttaataaaataaataatgaacaaaaataaacttttatatagTTTATtacaaagattaaaaatattatttttatttttatatcataaatatgttattattaaaattaaatagttaaattaatcaagattttaaaattttaaactaagataatatttctataaatttaatttaaatttaggatcatttcataaattatgttttttttttccctacttGTTAAAGTTCAAATTTTGATTAGGTCGTACTTATCAGTTATGAATTCAAtatatcctttttattttatttattgttaaaatgggtaaaattaattattaaaaaaattagataagaaTTTCCTTTAATAACCAAGCAATGGAATTGACTAATAAAATTCATGATCATTTTAGAggtaaatatgaaaaattatttttattataactgGTAGTGATgagaagaaggaaaaagtgGAGGAGGAAAAGAGGAGAGTAGAATTGGGTCCATGAGCAATAAGTCCTCCTGATATCGCGCCTGCTCTGCAACTGTCCTTACACACTATcatctctttccttttcttttcttttcgtttcttttcttttcttttctttctccaagCTCTGCTCCAACGtgcctctctctttctctttcagtctttctcattctcctcttcaatctttttattttgatacgAATGTGGCATGTGGGTCCAATATCTCTTAAAAGATATCGGCCGTAATTTGCTGTAAacgagaaagaaaagaaaagaaaagaaaatgaaagttcAAGGGAGAGGGATTGGGATGGGGATTATTCTGATTCTGGTTTTCAGTGTCTTGTAGCAATCGTTTTGTGAGGTAGTGCTCCTGGGAttctgggatttttttttcttgcttacATGTAAGCATTctgttgtttcttcttctccacCTCAGCTTCCAACCATCTTCCCCATGTTCCCAGGGCTTCTGTTCCAAACACAAATCattgacttcttttttttcttttggatattaattagattatgtttggtcaCGGAAAATacgaagaaaataagaaattgcaaaaaaaaaaactgattttatCGTATTTGGttgtctatgaaaaaaaaaatcaaatataattaaaattaattaaaaattaatgtatttttaaattatttaatatttatattgataagttaaaataaataaaatgagtttaaagtaacaaataaaataatttatcaacttttaatttatttttatttttcttcactttttctttccttttacttttcctttatattttctttctcttattttccttcaaattttatgggaaccaaacatagccttagtattcatggttttttattcatggttttttatataagaaaattgattAGTGAAACAATTAATCGggatttttaatcatttcataAGGTATTCTTTTCACATCTTGCTTTTAGGCtatatttattatgaaaaaaatatacccttattataattattattattatttatttttaaattatagttttatttattttatttaaaatatgagaaatataaAAAGGATGTTGAAAAAAgtataacttttttcttttataattgtattatattaataaatttatcctttttatttaattattaaaacatttttaaatgtGGAAACTTGAATTTAGCattatcatttatattaaattaataaatagctttgatatatatatatttgaaattttattttataatatgatttatattttataactctaaaataaatattttatttttttatataattaattggttaaaaatgatagtccttgaatttatgaaattatcacatcccatatttttatttgaatgctaacttatttcttatataaatgtctttaattatttcaagtatttacaatatattttaaaagaaatcattattttataataaaacaatgaaggtatttttttcaaaataaggttaaaaaaaatgaaccgttaaatttccaaaattgaattttcaatgaCCCTTAACCCGTGAAAACCTCATAAGATCGTAGGGCCTAGCATGGGTTGTGACCTGTCTAAATTGTGGCCCTAAAACTTCTAAATCTTAATTTGGGCTCAAGTAAGGCCCAATGCCTTATCAAATTCATAATTTCTGATCCAAAACCAGTCATACACCATGCTTGTTCATTTGGTCCAAATTGGGAGCCCATAGCCATGGAAAGATTGAGCCAGCCCATTATTGACCCCCCCTTAAGGGCTCATGGCCCATACTTGTCCCTAAGAAAgtacattattaaataaatttgttttaaaattgttacAATTCAATGTATAAAACGAGAaactaaatctaaaattctgCAGTAAAAAACTTTAGTCGgactaaaaattataattaggccTTGTTTGAATTAGGGGTGTAAATAGGCTCTGTTCGATCGATTTTATAGTAACAAATGAGCTAAATTAATATAATCggttttatatataataaaaatttggagtgaaaaaccaaaccaaactaaGCCTTTTAAGgttactttgatttaatttttatgaatcgGTTTCAACCCAATTTAATGACCCTTTTTAGTCCTCAACCCCGTtaaatttgtatttgttttgCACTCAAAGCTcataatttgagtttatattagaCATTAAGTTTAATTTGttgttaaaattaattgaaaccaatttgatttgatattaaaaatatattaaatacatttaaatttaatttgacaataatatcaaaatgatttattaaatatcaaataatattagtttggttcaatttttattgattataaaataaaaaaatcaaaaactaaaaCGAGAAAAtcggttttcaaaatttttagattcAATAAACCATGTTAAAAATTGAACCAATATGAtcaattttatttggtttaaatTAATTTGTCGGTTCTTTCGGTTTTACTTACATCCTTGGCTTCGATTAATTTATCACGAAATAAAAGCTTTTATTTCTACATGACGAAATTCattgaaataatttaatataaaaataaaaaattatt includes the following:
- the LOC117911415 gene encoding probable BOI-related E3 ubiquitin-protein ligase 2, translated to MAIQAQLYSENLGFSLGGSQEWVDNGCVGFNGSCFNLQQHQQQYMQQLQSQQEQIQSQRNYQNFFLDNSLMGSTLKNSPNYGSSQSLATQFDNQRQEIDQFITMQSERLRLVLQEQRKQQLAALMRKVESKALALLRQKDEEIAKATNRAMELEDFLRKLEMENQAWQRVAKENEAKVMSLNHTIEQIKEKACGIFSEDAESCCDDNMGNREEGTGENRRGGGGEGEEDEEDSTSNMVCRGCNSRNSCVLLLPCRHFCSCKACEGFFDHCPVCQTEKKGWIEARIF